Sequence from the Kribbella aluminosa genome:
CGGACCCGACGGACGAAGCACATGCCGACCGACACGGACAACCTGGCCCGCGTTCGCAATCCCACCGTTCAACTGCTGCTCGGCCACACCGGAAGTTTGACCGACGGAGCGCAGCCACAAACAGACCGTCGACAACTAGGCGTCCACCTCACGAGAACCGACGGCCTCCGGAACTCGACTTGCGTGGGCTTCTGGGGGGACAGGCGACCGCGGGCTTCTGCGGCGGGCAGGTGGACTTACGCGGCGTTGTCGCCGCGGGATTCTGGAGGTTCACGCCACGGGTGCGTTGCGCCTGGGTCGGGGCGTACTTGGATCGGCTCGTCACCGGGAGCCTCACCCCACACATCGAATCCCGCGCCACCCGACGGCTCCTCGGGAATGACGGCGTGTGGGACCGCGTCGGAGTCTTCGCGCCAGGGAGCGAATCCAGCGACAGGTCGGAGTACTGGCTCGGGTTCCGGCGTCGGCCCGCGGTTCCTGAGGTGCTCGCGGGTGCGGGTCTCGTCGGTGGTGTCGCCCGAGGGGTTGAGGCGTACGGCATCCGCTGCGGTGATCCAGGCTGGGTCGGTGTCACGAGGCCAGGCACGTGTTAGTGCGCCTGCTGTGGGCTCGGCGGTATGGGGAGTGATTGTTGGCGGTCGGTATCTGTTGCGGGGAACGGGGTCTGGGGTTGCCCAGGTGGGACGGGCGACCTGGACCGTGCCGTGGGTGATGTTGATCTGCCAGTGGCCGGCGTGCAGGTCGCGGTGGCATCGTTTGCAGAGGAGCACGAGGTTGTCGAGCTTGGTTTCGCCTCCGTCGATCCAGCTCAGGACGTGATGGGCGTCGCAGTACAGCGGTGGGGCGCCACAGCACACGCAGCCCTTGTCGCGGGCGGTCAGGGCTTTGCGTATCGGGCCGGTGGCGAGGCGGACGCTGGTGCCGAGGTCGAGGGGCTGGGAGTCCGAGCCGAGCACGACGGGCAGGATCTGAGCGTCGCAGGCCAGTCGCCGGATCGTCGCCGCGGACAGCGCTTCGCCGTAGATCAGCTGACCGGTCGCGTTCGCGGTCGCTGCCTTGAGATCGTCGAAGTCGATGGTGACGACGATCTGCGGCGTCGGCCCATGCCCGCTCCCGGACCGTCTCCTCTGACGCCGGCCGACATCGGATGCCGCCGCACCCGGCATCCCGGATGCAGAGTCCGGCCCAGAGTCCGGCCCAGAGTCCCGCACTGCCTCCTGCGCAGTGTTGTGCGCCGCGTCCTGCGTGGGAGCGGCTCCGGCGGTCGCGGTGTGGGGGGCGGTGCTGAGGACGGTTGTGAGGGCGTCGGCCTGGCGTTTGTCGCGGCTGCGGGGGTCGAGGGCGCCGTCGACAGTCTTCCGGGGCTTGGCGTGCGTGTGGATCAGAGTGCGGAACAGTTCAGCGTTCTCGTTGGCCAGGAACCCGGTGAACGCGACGCCGTTGTCAGCCGTCTTCAACTTCAGCGCTTCGCGGTCGTACGCCTCCCGCTCGGCCGGCTCGGGGCCGTCGGTGTCGAGCCGGTTGCGGACCTGGACACCGGCCTTGCGGAGGTCGAGTGGACCGTGAGTACGCCCGAGCTCCACCATTTCCCGCTCGGCGACTGCCAGATCCTCGACCGGCACCGAGTCGGGAAGCTTCTCCAGTGCGGAGACGATCGCCTCGGCCTGTGCCGGATGCAGCCACACTCCATTTCCTGGAGCGTCCTCGACGGCTTCGTCAGCGGTGGTCCCAGGCGCAAGGTCGGGCAGTGCGGCCTCGACGGCGGGGTACTTCGTCAGCGCCGTGGCGAGCTGGACGTCGCGGCGAGCCTTCGTGGCGTCGACTCGATAGCGGAACGTCAGGAACCGGGTGGTCGTACCGGCACCGAGCTCCTTGGCGTAGCCGATGGTCTCGATACCGGCGGTCAGGTGCAGCACGAGGGTCTCCAGGCGTGCGATTTCGGCGTACGCCGCGTCGAGGGTCGACACCATCTCGGCGCCGCTCATCGACCACACCGGTCGCTCCCCGAGAATCTCCATACCTGAACTGTAGACACCGCCTCCGACAGTTCCAACCCAGAAAGCCCTTATTTCCAAGGGATTTCAGTAATCGAAGTTATCCACAGACTCACCGGATTCTGCGCACGCCCGCGAGGATGGCTCGTGTAACCTGGCATGAGCTCGCGGCACTTATCGTTGCTTCGGGCAACATATCCCGGCGATGCGACCGACGAAACGGAGGGAGAGTCCACTGCAACGCATCTGGTACGTCGCCTACGGATCGAACCTCGCCCTCGAACGCTTCAA
This genomic interval carries:
- a CDS encoding HNH endonuclease signature motif containing protein, coding for MEILGERPVWSMSGAEMVSTLDAAYAEIARLETLVLHLTAGIETIGYAKELGAGTTTRFLTFRYRVDATKARRDVQLATALTKYPAVEAALPDLAPGTTADEAVEDAPGNGVWLHPAQAEAIVSALEKLPDSVPVEDLAVAEREMVELGRTHGPLDLRKAGVQVRNRLDTDGPEPAEREAYDREALKLKTADNGVAFTGFLANENAELFRTLIHTHAKPRKTVDGALDPRSRDKRQADALTTVLSTAPHTATAGAAPTQDAAHNTAQEAVRDSGPDSGPDSASGMPGAAASDVGRRQRRRSGSGHGPTPQIVVTIDFDDLKAATANATGQLIYGEALSAATIRRLACDAQILPVVLGSDSQPLDLGTSVRLATGPIRKALTARDKGCVCCGAPPLYCDAHHVLSWIDGGETKLDNLVLLCKRCHRDLHAGHWQINITHGTVQVARPTWATPDPVPRNRYRPPTITPHTAEPTAGALTRAWPRDTDPAWITAADAVRLNPSGDTTDETRTREHLRNRGPTPEPEPVLRPVAGFAPWREDSDAVPHAVIPEEPSGGAGFDVWGEAPGDEPIQVRPDPGATHPWREPPESRGDNAA